From a single Ischnura elegans chromosome 7, ioIscEleg1.1, whole genome shotgun sequence genomic region:
- the LOC124163005 gene encoding cilia- and flagella-associated protein 251-like codes for MDLSSINTVELLMDPGGKSFLACCVLAYLLPMSTALTFYPSHWHQKYRNWHLEMHRDWDPSGSNPNKAYHYYNIHRRHPNLHSHFDQQTQASGGHRPKHKHHDYHFEEGGGHEKHAKHDHKENKKGGKGEKEEHEHEEGKKGKEEEEHDESFYEEEDEHKKGGEEEEEEYHKEHHEEEGGKESEFETEAGHEKGNSMKGFERKIRKEEYKKDDEFWDEEHQEGKEGKMGEYEEEEDGEEEVHHKKGHKESHKGYAEKEKKGKKEHGEYAEWAKGGGHKDGGEEEEANEKKWRKKGDEGHWHKHKHKH; via the exons ATGGACCTATCATCAATCAATACAGTGGAACTACTCATGGACCCTGGAGGAAAGAGTTTTCTCGCTTGCTGTGTCCTGGCCTACCTTCTGCCCATGTCGACCGCCTTGACCTTCTACCCCAGCCACTGGCACCAGAAATATCGCAACTGGCACCTTGAAATGCACCGCGATTGGGACCCTTCCGGCTCCAACCCCAACAAAGCTTACCACTATTACAATATCCACCGCCGACACCCAAATCTACACAGCCACTTCGATCAGCAAACGCAGGCGAGCGGAGGACATCGGCCCAAGCATAAGCACCACGACTATCATTTCGAGGAGGGCGGTGGCCACGAGAAACACGCCAAACATGATCACAAG GAGAATAAGAAGGGCGGCAAAGGCGAGAAGGAAGAACACGAGCACGAAGaggggaagaaggggaaggaggaagaggaacACGACGAGAGCTTCTACGAGGAGGAGGACGAGCACAAGAAGGGAggcgaggaagaggaggaggaatacCACAAGGAACACCACGAGGAAGAGGGGGGGAAAGAGTCCGAGTTCGAAACGGAAGCGGGACACGAAAAAGGGAACTCGATGAAAGGATTCGAACGAAAGATACGAAAGGAAGAGTACAAGAAGGACGACGAGTTCTGGGACGAGGAGCAccaggaggggaaggaggggaagatGGGGGAgtacgaggaggaggaggacgggGAGGAGGAGGTTCACCACAAGAAGGGACACAAGGAGAGCCACAAGGGATACGCGGAGAAGGAGAAGAAGGGCAAGAAGGAACACGGAGAATACGCGGAGTGGGCGAAGGGAGGAGGACACAAGGACGgcggggaagaggaggaggcgaACGAGAAGAAGTGGAGGAAGAAGGGCGACGAGGGCCACTGGCACAAACACAAGCACAAGCACTAG